The following proteins are encoded in a genomic region of Streptococcus constellatus subsp. constellatus:
- a CDS encoding acyltransferase family protein, with translation MRIKWFSMVRVTGLLLVLLYHFFQKLFPGGFLGVDVFFTFSGFLITALLIDEFSQSKKIELLAFFRRRFYRIVPPVIVMVLVVMPFTFLIRRDFVAGIGTQVAAVMGFVTNFYEMMTGGSYEAQFIPHLFVHNWSLAVEVHYYLLWGLAIWFLAQYCKTAGQLRGSIFLLSSFGLLISFLSMFIGSLLGLSFSELYFSTWTHIYPFFVGSILATLTGIKQMTGLLKKIIRSWSLREACLVFAAGAGLLGVMMLWVKFDSLFTYLLGFLLASLSAAAMILATRILHEKTPDLKEPLVLTVIADTSYGVYLFHWPFYTIFSQLMGNLPAVMLTSLLSLAFAGLSFYVIEPIIAGKSPAFLGWDLHFTQLKKVLAMSSVGLLLISLLAIGLAPKIGAFETDMLVNGLHQADTKLNRTKSLAEKGEASSYNIADGVTIIGDSVTLRASTPLKEVLPDAQVDAQGSRNTAQAREIMSNNAAAGGLLKTVVVATGVNIVFNYEEELNELVKTLPKGHRLILVTPYDGNSDKYDNPVAEKHAQYARELAKKYAYVTIADWNTTAKQHPEIWVGSDHIHFGEDADTIAAGGRLYAQEIQKAVTKAADGPVKHK, from the coding sequence ATGCGTATCAAATGGTTTTCAATGGTTCGAGTGACAGGCTTATTGCTGGTTCTCTTGTATCACTTTTTTCAAAAATTATTTCCTGGGGGATTTCTCGGTGTTGATGTCTTTTTTACCTTTTCAGGTTTTCTGATTACAGCGCTCTTGATTGATGAGTTTTCTCAGAGTAAAAAAATAGAGCTTCTAGCCTTCTTTCGACGGCGTTTTTATCGGATTGTTCCCCCTGTCATCGTCATGGTATTGGTGGTCATGCCCTTTACCTTTTTGATTCGGCGGGATTTTGTAGCCGGTATTGGAACGCAGGTTGCAGCAGTCATGGGATTTGTGACTAACTTTTACGAAATGATGACGGGCGGAAGCTACGAGGCTCAGTTTATTCCGCATTTATTTGTCCATAACTGGAGTCTGGCTGTAGAGGTTCATTATTATCTACTTTGGGGACTGGCCATCTGGTTCCTAGCTCAATATTGCAAAACAGCCGGTCAGCTGAGGGGCAGTATCTTTTTGCTGTCTTCGTTTGGTTTGCTTATCAGCTTTCTCAGTATGTTTATTGGCAGCCTTTTAGGACTCAGTTTTTCGGAGCTTTATTTCTCGACCTGGACTCACATTTATCCTTTCTTTGTCGGCAGTATCCTAGCGACCTTGACCGGTATCAAACAGATGACAGGCCTGTTAAAGAAAATAATTCGCTCCTGGTCTTTGCGAGAGGCTTGTCTGGTCTTTGCGGCGGGAGCGGGTCTCTTAGGCGTGATGATGCTTTGGGTCAAGTTTGATTCGCTTTTTACCTATTTGCTTGGTTTTCTTTTGGCTAGTTTGTCAGCGGCGGCTATGATATTGGCTACACGGATCTTGCATGAGAAGACTCCTGACCTAAAAGAACCACTAGTTTTGACAGTGATTGCTGATACGAGTTATGGAGTCTATCTTTTCCATTGGCCTTTCTACACGATTTTTTCACAGCTGATGGGCAATCTGCCTGCGGTGATGTTAACAAGTCTTCTTTCTCTTGCTTTTGCTGGACTGTCCTTTTATGTTATTGAGCCAATCATTGCTGGGAAATCCCCTGCTTTTCTCGGTTGGGACTTGCATTTTACGCAGTTGAAAAAGGTCTTGGCAATGAGTTCCGTAGGTTTGCTTCTTATCAGCCTGCTGGCTATCGGACTTGCTCCGAAGATTGGGGCATTTGAGACAGATATGCTAGTCAATGGTCTTCATCAGGCTGACACCAAGCTAAATCGGACTAAAAGTCTTGCAGAAAAAGGAGAAGCTAGTAGTTACAATATTGCAGATGGTGTGACGATTATTGGTGACTCCGTTACCTTACGGGCTAGTACTCCGCTGAAGGAAGTCCTGCCGGATGCACAAGTCGATGCTCAAGGCAGTCGCAATACAGCTCAGGCTCGCGAAATTATGAGCAATAATGCCGCAGCTGGCGGCTTGCTCAAGACCGTCGTGGTAGCAACCGGTGTTAATATTGTCTTTAACTACGAAGAAGAACTGAATGAGTTGGTCAAGACCTTACCGAAGGGACATCGGCTTATTCTGGTAACTCCTTACGATGGTAATTCAGACAAATATGACAATCCTGTCGCCGAAAAACATGCGCAATATGCCAGAGAGTTAGCCAAGAAATATGCTTACGTCACCATTGCCGATTGGAACACTACTGCCAAGCAGCACCCAGAAATCTGGGTAGGTAGTGATCATATCCACTTTGGAGAAGATGCCGACACAATTGCTGCAGGTGGTCGACTCTATGCGCAGGAAATTCAAAAGGCTGTCACAAAAGCAGCGGATGGGCCTGTAAAGCACAAGTAA
- a CDS encoding CoA-binding protein, whose product MTYHFQNPSDGVIKQYLKNSKVIAVVGLSDREEATSHRVSKEMQERGYRIIPINPRAAGRKILGETVYASLKDIPFSIDIVDIYRRSEFLPDVARDFLEADATIFWAQLGLENEEAEQILRAAGRDDIVMDRCIKQEHTRLIFGE is encoded by the coding sequence ATGACCTATCATTTCCAAAATCCCAGCGATGGGGTTATCAAACAGTATTTAAAAAATAGCAAGGTGATTGCGGTTGTTGGCTTGTCGGATCGTGAGGAGGCAACTAGCCATCGTGTATCCAAAGAGATGCAAGAGAGAGGCTATCGGATTATTCCGATTAATCCACGAGCAGCTGGTAGGAAAATTCTAGGCGAGACTGTGTATGCCAGTCTAAAGGACATTCCTTTTTCTATTGACATTGTAGATATTTATCGTCGCAGTGAATTTTTGCCAGATGTGGCGCGTGATTTTCTGGAAGCAGATGCTACAATTTTCTGGGCGCAGTTGGGTCTGGAGAATGAAGAAGCGGAGCAGATTCTGCGGGCAGCTGGTCGGGATGATATTGTCATGGATCGCTGTATCAAGCAGGAGCACACCCGTCTAATTTTTGGAGAATAA
- the polA gene encoding DNA polymerase I produces the protein MEKKNKLLLIDGSSVAFRAFFALYNQIDRFKSPSGLHTNAIYGFHLMLNHLMERVQPTHILVAFDAGKTTFRTEMYADYKAGRAKTPDEFREQLPFIREMLDYLGIRYYDLAQYEADDIIGTLDKMAEKTAVPYDVTIVSGDKDLIQLTDDNTVVEISKKGVAEFEEFTPAYLMEKMGITPEQFIDLKALMGDQSDNIPGVTKIGEKTGLKLLLEYGSLENLYENIDQLKASKMKENLINDKEQAFLSKTLVTINTQAPIEIGLDDLVYKGPQIETLSKFYDEMGFKQFKQALEAEIDPEETTDITFEEVTEVCPEMLSADGFFYFEMLGDNYHIDEMVGFAWGNSQQIYASQDISLLQQPVFKEFLGNTALKVYDFKRSKVLLSRLGIELSQPAFDSRLAKYLLSTVDNNEIATIANLYGKTRLVEDEVVYGKGAKRALPEKAILLSHLAKKVTVLVETEQPMTDLLRQHDQLNLLYEMEQPLAFVLAKMEIAGIKVERETLQTMQTENEEVLARLTQEIYDLAGEEFNINSPKQLGGILFEKLGLPTSFTKKTKTGYSTAVDVLERLAPIAPIVEKILDYRQIAKIQSTYVMGLQDWILADGRIHTRYLQDLTQTGRLSSVDPNLQNIPIRLEQGRLIRKAFVPEWKDSVLLSSDYSQIELRVLAHISGDEHLIEAFRHGADIHTSTAMRVFGIEKPEDVTPNDRRNAKAVNFGVVYGISDFGLANNLGISRKEAKSYIDTYFERYPGIKNYMENVVREARDKGYVETLFHRRREIPDINSRNFNVRGFAERTAINSPIQGSAADILKIAMIRLDQALTDRNFKTRMLLQVHDEIVLEVPENELTAIKTLVKDIMESAIELVVPLKADESAGKTWYEAK, from the coding sequence ATGGAAAAAAAGAACAAGTTATTATTAATCGACGGTTCGTCCGTTGCTTTTCGCGCTTTTTTTGCGCTTTATAATCAAATCGACCGTTTCAAGAGTCCATCGGGTCTGCACACCAATGCCATTTATGGCTTCCATCTCATGCTCAATCACTTGATGGAGCGCGTGCAGCCGACTCATATCTTGGTAGCTTTTGATGCTGGCAAGACGACCTTCCGGACCGAGATGTACGCCGACTATAAGGCTGGTAGGGCCAAGACACCGGATGAATTTCGGGAGCAGCTGCCCTTTATCCGAGAAATGCTGGACTACTTAGGCATCCGCTACTACGACTTGGCTCAGTACGAGGCAGATGACATCATCGGAACCTTGGATAAGATGGCTGAAAAGACAGCTGTGCCTTACGATGTGACCATTGTCAGCGGCGATAAAGACTTGATTCAGCTGACGGATGATAATACCGTAGTGGAAATTTCCAAGAAAGGCGTGGCCGAGTTTGAGGAATTTACCCCAGCCTACCTCATGGAAAAGATGGGTATCACGCCAGAGCAGTTCATTGACCTTAAGGCGCTGATGGGCGATCAGTCGGACAATATCCCCGGCGTGACCAAGATTGGCGAGAAAACCGGCCTCAAGCTCCTCTTGGAGTATGGTTCCCTAGAAAATCTCTATGAAAATATCGACCAGCTCAAGGCTTCCAAGATGAAGGAAAATCTGATCAATGACAAGGAACAAGCCTTCTTGTCCAAGACTTTGGTGACTATTAACACTCAGGCTCCGATTGAAATCGGGCTGGATGATTTGGTTTATAAGGGTCCGCAGATAGAGACCCTGAGCAAGTTCTATGACGAGATGGGCTTTAAACAATTTAAGCAAGCGCTAGAAGCAGAGATAGATCCAGAGGAAACGACTGACATTACTTTTGAAGAAGTGACGGAAGTTTGTCCAGAAATGCTCAGTGCAGACGGTTTTTTCTACTTTGAAATGTTGGGGGACAATTACCACATAGACGAGATGGTTGGCTTTGCTTGGGGAAATTCACAGCAGATTTATGCCAGTCAGGACATCAGTCTTTTGCAGCAGCCGGTTTTCAAAGAATTTCTGGGGAATACAGCCTTGAAGGTTTATGACTTTAAACGCTCTAAAGTCTTACTCAGTCGCTTAGGCATTGAGCTTTCGCAACCAGCGTTTGATAGTCGTTTAGCTAAGTACCTTCTTTCGACCGTTGATAACAATGAAATTGCAACGATTGCTAATCTTTATGGCAAGACTAGACTCGTTGAAGATGAAGTGGTTTATGGAAAAGGAGCTAAGCGGGCATTGCCTGAAAAAGCTATTTTATTGAGTCATCTAGCCAAAAAAGTCACAGTTCTTGTTGAAACAGAACAACCTATGACGGACTTGCTACGTCAGCACGATCAACTTAATCTCCTGTACGAAATGGAGCAGCCGCTAGCTTTTGTCCTTGCTAAGATGGAAATTGCTGGTATCAAGGTAGAGCGCGAAACATTGCAAACGATGCAGACTGAAAATGAGGAAGTTTTAGCTCGACTAACTCAGGAAATTTATGACTTAGCAGGGGAAGAGTTTAATATCAATTCGCCTAAACAGTTGGGGGGCATTCTCTTTGAAAAATTAGGTCTGCCAACATCTTTCACGAAGAAAACCAAAACGGGCTATTCTACAGCCGTGGATGTCTTAGAACGTTTGGCACCAATCGCGCCAATTGTGGAAAAAATTCTGGACTATCGGCAAATTGCTAAGATTCAATCAACCTATGTCATGGGGCTACAGGATTGGATTTTAGCAGACGGAAGGATTCATACTCGCTATCTTCAAGATTTGACCCAGACAGGAAGACTATCTAGCGTGGATCCCAATCTGCAAAATATTCCAATTCGTTTGGAGCAAGGACGCTTAATTCGGAAAGCTTTTGTGCCGGAGTGGAAGGATAGTGTCTTGCTCAGTTCCGACTACTCACAAATTGAGCTGCGCGTTTTGGCGCATATTTCGGGTGATGAACATTTAATTGAAGCATTCAGACATGGAGCTGATATTCACACTTCGACAGCTATGCGGGTTTTTGGTATTGAAAAGCCAGAGGATGTGACACCAAATGATCGCCGTAATGCTAAAGCTGTCAACTTTGGTGTTGTTTACGGGATTTCTGATTTTGGACTTGCCAACAATCTGGGGATTAGCCGTAAAGAAGCTAAATCTTATATTGATACTTATTTTGAACGCTATCCTGGAATTAAGAATTATATGGAAAATGTGGTACGAGAGGCTCGAGATAAAGGCTATGTAGAAACTCTCTTCCACCGTCGTCGGGAGATTCCAGATATTAATTCTCGTAATTTCAATGTCCGAGGATTTGCAGAACGAACAGCAATCAATTCGCCCATTCAGGGCAGTGCAGCTGATATTCTCAAAATTGCTATGATTCGGCTGGATCAAGCTCTGACAGATAGGAATTTTAAAACTAGGATGTTGCTGCAAGTTCATGACGAAATTGTGCTGGAAGTACCTGAAAACGAACTGACCGCTATCAAAACGCTGGTCAAAGACATCATGGAATCTGCCATTGAACTTGTTGTACCCTTGAAAGCGGACGAAAGTGCTGGCAAAACCTGGTATGAAGCGAAGTAG
- the tgt gene encoding tRNA guanosine(34) transglycosylase Tgt, giving the protein MSDSPIQYRLIKKEKHTGARLGEIITPHGTFPTPMFMPVGTQATVKTQSPEELKQMGSGIILANTYHLWLRPGNELIARAGGLHKFMNWDQAILTDSGGFQVYSLADSRNITEEGVTFKNHLNGSKMFLSPEKAISIQNNLGSDIMMSFDECPQFYQPYDYVKKSIERTSRWAERGLKAHSRSHDQGLFGIVQGAGFEDLRRQSAHDLVSMDFPGYSIGGLAVGESHEEMNAVLDFTTPMLPESKPRYLMGVGAPDSLIDGVIRGVDMFDCVLPTRIARNGTCMTSEGRLVIKNAQFAEDFTPLDHDCDCYTCKNYTRAYIRHLLKADETFGLRLTSYHNLYFLVNLMKKVRQAILDDNLLEFREDFVERYGYNRSKRNF; this is encoded by the coding sequence ATGTCAGATTCACCGATTCAGTATCGTTTGATTAAAAAAGAAAAGCACACAGGTGCTCGCTTGGGAGAGATTATCACACCTCATGGCACCTTTCCAACACCTATGTTTATGCCGGTCGGCACTCAGGCTACGGTCAAGACTCAGTCTCCTGAGGAGCTCAAGCAAATGGGCTCTGGTATCATCTTGGCCAATACTTACCATCTCTGGTTGCGACCAGGTAATGAGCTGATTGCTCGTGCGGGTGGGCTGCACAAGTTCATGAACTGGGATCAAGCTATTCTAACGGATAGCGGAGGTTTTCAGGTTTATTCCTTGGCAGACAGCCGCAATATCACAGAAGAGGGTGTGACCTTTAAAAATCACCTAAACGGCTCTAAGATGTTTTTGTCGCCAGAAAAAGCGATTTCTATTCAGAACAATCTGGGAAGTGACATCATGATGTCTTTTGATGAATGCCCGCAGTTCTACCAACCATATGATTATGTCAAGAAATCCATTGAGCGGACGAGTCGCTGGGCAGAGCGTGGGCTTAAAGCTCACAGTCGCTCTCACGATCAAGGACTCTTTGGGATTGTGCAGGGAGCTGGTTTTGAAGATCTGCGTCGTCAATCGGCGCATGATTTGGTCAGCATGGATTTTCCAGGTTATTCTATCGGTGGGCTAGCTGTCGGAGAGTCTCACGAAGAGATGAATGCAGTGCTAGACTTCACAACGCCTATGCTGCCCGAAAGCAAACCTCGCTATCTCATGGGAGTTGGAGCGCCGGATAGTTTGATAGACGGTGTGATTCGGGGCGTTGATATGTTTGATTGCGTCCTGCCAACTCGGATTGCCAGAAACGGTACCTGTATGACCAGCGAAGGACGTTTGGTGATTAAGAATGCTCAGTTTGCAGAAGATTTTACACCACTAGACCATGATTGCGATTGTTATACGTGTAAAAATTACACACGAGCCTATATTCGTCATTTACTAAAAGCTGATGAAACATTTGGCTTGCGTCTAACTAGCTATCATAATCTTTATTTCTTGGTTAATCTGATGAAAAAGGTTCGTCAAGCTATTTTAGATGATAATTTACTAGAATTTCGTGAAGACTTTGTCGAGCGTTACGGCTACAATCGATCCAAGAGGAATTTTTAA
- a CDS encoding DUF975 family protein, giving the protein MNLSELRAEARRIQRQTKGIYALFLVPILTAIISVVYNYSSDTFPNNILQYGIQKTIIHGINRSLFPIAISFIVSFFLTAAFWTLLEVIRGKRQEVHFTDSVRTFDSKVIGPVFMTLLLKRVLLFLWNIFVWIGSGMMILASFSVIKLLPNSQALSQNTALQTTVGTLLLYILIGFILMVIGIIIALPQYYAYSQVEFILCDTLENQSYESAFKIIRASRQMMKGYKGKRFVLDLTFIGWYLLSAITFGIASIYVYPYVYTAQSLFYEAVLKEQDQTPIFY; this is encoded by the coding sequence ATGAATTTAAGTGAATTGCGGGCAGAGGCTCGTCGTATCCAACGTCAAACCAAAGGTATCTATGCACTCTTTTTAGTACCAATTCTAACGGCGATTATTTCCGTTGTTTACAATTATTCTTCAGATACCTTTCCCAATAATATCTTACAATATGGCATTCAAAAGACGATTATCCACGGAATCAATCGTTCTCTTTTCCCAATCGCGATTAGTTTTATCGTATCTTTCTTTTTGACGGCTGCTTTTTGGACCTTACTGGAAGTCATTCGTGGAAAACGGCAAGAGGTGCATTTTACAGATTCAGTTCGGACTTTTGATAGTAAAGTAATTGGTCCTGTTTTCATGACACTTTTGCTCAAACGTGTATTACTATTTCTGTGGAATATTTTCGTCTGGATTGGAAGCGGCATGATGATTCTGGCTAGTTTTAGTGTCATAAAACTCCTCCCCAATTCTCAAGCTCTCTCACAAAATACTGCACTTCAAACAACTGTTGGGACATTGTTACTTTATATTCTAATCGGTTTTATTTTGATGGTAATCGGTATTATTATTGCACTTCCTCAATATTACGCTTATTCGCAAGTAGAATTTATTCTTTGTGACACATTAGAAAACCAGAGCTATGAGAGCGCCTTTAAAATCATCCGTGCAAGTCGCCAAATGATGAAAGGTTATAAAGGAAAGCGATTTGTTCTTGATTTAACCTTTATCGGTTGGTACTTACTAAGCGCTATTACTTTTGGCATTGCTTCCATTTACGTTTATCCTTACGTTTATACAGCTCAATCTCTTTTCTATGAAGCTGTGCTAAAAGAACAAGATCAGACTCCAATTTTTTATTAA
- a CDS encoding kinase yields the protein MATLVIIRGNSGSGKTSLAKKLQEYYGRKTLLISQDIVHRDMLKEKVKPSNLSISLTETIARYGYERDLLVIVEGFYETDIYGQMLEKLHTLFYSKVLSYYYDLTFEETVRRHQTRNKKADFSPADMKRWWKECDFLGWEEAIFTDQVSLEDAFQKISKNINLL from the coding sequence ATGGCAACATTGGTGATTATCAGAGGTAATTCTGGTTCAGGAAAAACGAGTTTGGCAAAGAAATTGCAAGAATACTATGGTCGAAAGACGCTGCTCATCTCACAAGATATCGTTCATCGTGATATGCTGAAAGAAAAGGTCAAGCCGAGCAATCTATCAATCTCTTTGACAGAAACGATCGCCCGCTATGGCTATGAGCGAGATTTGTTGGTTATCGTTGAAGGTTTTTATGAAACAGATATTTATGGGCAAATGCTAGAAAAATTGCATACTCTCTTTTATTCAAAAGTTCTGTCTTACTATTATGATTTAACGTTTGAAGAGACAGTTCGCCGTCACCAAACGAGGAACAAGAAAGCAGACTTTAGTCCAGCTGATATGAAACGTTGGTGGAAAGAATGTGATTTTTTGGGTTGGGAGGAAGCGATATTTACAGATCAGGTTTCGCTGGAAGATGCTTTTCAAAAAATTTCAAAAAATATCAATTTGTTATAA